One window of the Enterobacter huaxiensis genome contains the following:
- the astC gene encoding succinylornithine/acetylornithine transaminase — MSLSITRENFDEWMMPVYAPAAFIPVRGEGSRLWDQQGKEYIDFAGGIAVNALGHAHPALRQALNDQAAKFWHTGNGYTNEPALRLAKKLIDATFAEKVFFCNSGAEANEAALKLARKYAHDKFGAHKSGIVAFKNAFHGRTLFTVSAGGQPSYSQDFAPLPPDIRHAVYNDLQSARELINDATCAVIVEPMQGEGGVMPAQKAFLQGLRELCDRHNAVLIFDEVQTGVGRTGELYAYMHYGVTPDVLSTAKALGGGFPVGAILTTDKFASVMTVGTHGTTYGGNPLASAVAGQVLDIINTPEVLNGVKQRHDWFVERLNAINSKTGLFKEIRGLGLLIGCELTPEFAGKAKLISQEAAKLGVMVLIAGANVVRFAPALVVSEEEVRTGLDRFARACEQVKSGVSS; from the coding sequence ATGTCTCTGTCAATTACGCGTGAAAATTTCGATGAATGGATGATGCCGGTTTACGCTCCGGCGGCTTTTATTCCGGTTCGTGGGGAAGGCTCGCGCCTGTGGGATCAGCAGGGCAAAGAGTATATCGACTTTGCGGGCGGAATTGCGGTCAACGCGCTGGGGCATGCGCACCCGGCGCTGCGTCAGGCGCTGAACGACCAGGCGGCGAAGTTCTGGCATACCGGCAACGGGTATACTAACGAACCGGCGCTGCGTCTGGCGAAAAAACTGATCGACGCCACCTTTGCGGAAAAAGTCTTTTTCTGTAACTCCGGGGCAGAAGCCAACGAAGCCGCGCTGAAGCTGGCGCGTAAATATGCGCACGACAAATTTGGCGCGCACAAGAGCGGTATCGTGGCGTTTAAAAACGCCTTCCACGGGCGCACGCTGTTTACCGTGAGCGCAGGCGGCCAGCCGTCCTACTCGCAGGATTTTGCGCCGCTGCCGCCGGACATCCGCCACGCCGTGTATAACGACCTGCAGTCTGCCCGCGAGCTGATTAACGACGCAACCTGTGCGGTGATCGTTGAGCCGATGCAGGGCGAGGGCGGCGTGATGCCAGCGCAAAAAGCCTTCCTGCAGGGGCTGCGCGAGCTGTGCGATCGCCACAACGCGGTGCTGATTTTTGACGAAGTGCAGACGGGCGTTGGCCGTACCGGCGAGCTGTACGCCTATATGCACTATGGCGTCACGCCGGACGTGCTTTCTACCGCCAAAGCGCTGGGCGGCGGCTTCCCGGTGGGCGCTATCCTGACCACCGATAAATTTGCCAGCGTGATGACGGTGGGCACCCATGGAACGACCTACGGCGGTAACCCGCTGGCGTCAGCCGTGGCCGGACAGGTGCTGGACATCATCAATACGCCTGAGGTGCTGAACGGCGTGAAGCAGCGTCACGACTGGTTTGTGGAACGCCTTAACGCCATCAACAGCAAGACCGGGCTGTTTAAAGAGATCCGCGGCCTGGGGCTATTAATTGGCTGCGAGCTCACGCCTGAGTTTGCCGGAAAAGCTAAACTTATCTCACAGGAAGCGGCAAAGCTGGGCGTGATGGTGCTGATTGCGGGTGCCAACGTGGTGCGCTTTGCCCCTGCGCTGGTTGTCAGCGAAGAAGAGGTAAGAACCGGCTTAGATCGTTTTGCCAGGGCCTGTGAACAGGTGAAGTCCGGGGTGTCATCATGA
- the xthA gene encoding exodeoxyribonuclease III, producing MKFVSFNINGLRARPHQLEAIVEQHQPDVIGLQETKVHDDMFPLEEVAKLGYNVFYHGQKGHYGVALLTKETPISVRRGFPGDDEEAQRRIIMAELPSPLGNITVINGYFPQGESRDHPTKFPAKAKFYQDLQHYLTTELKKENPVLIMGDVNISPTDLDIGIGEDSRKRWLRTGKCSFLPEEREWMQRLLDWGLVDTFRTANPETQDRFSWFDYRSKGFDDNRGLRIDLLLASAPLAERCVETGIDYDIRGMEKPSDHAPVWAKFKL from the coding sequence ATGAAATTTGTCTCTTTTAATATCAACGGCCTGCGCGCCCGCCCTCACCAGCTTGAAGCTATCGTTGAACAACATCAGCCGGATGTCATCGGCCTGCAGGAGACAAAGGTTCATGACGACATGTTCCCGCTGGAAGAGGTGGCGAAACTCGGCTACAACGTCTTTTACCACGGGCAAAAAGGCCACTACGGCGTGGCGCTGCTGACCAAAGAGACGCCAATTTCCGTACGCCGCGGCTTCCCGGGGGATGACGAAGAAGCCCAGCGCCGCATCATCATGGCAGAGCTTCCTTCCCCGCTGGGCAACATCACCGTGATTAACGGCTATTTCCCGCAGGGCGAAAGCCGCGACCATCCGACCAAATTCCCGGCTAAAGCGAAGTTTTATCAGGATCTGCAGCACTACCTGACCACCGAGCTGAAAAAAGAGAACCCGGTGCTGATCATGGGCGATGTCAACATCAGCCCGACCGACCTGGATATCGGCATTGGTGAAGACAGCCGCAAACGCTGGCTGCGCACCGGGAAATGTTCTTTCCTGCCGGAAGAGCGCGAGTGGATGCAGCGTCTGCTGGACTGGGGCCTGGTGGATACCTTCCGTACCGCTAACCCGGAGACGCAGGATCGTTTCTCATGGTTTGACTATCGCTCAAAAGGATTCGATGACAACCGCGGCCTGCGCATCGACCTGCTGCTGGCCAGCGCCCCGCTGGCCGAGCGCTGCGTCGAAACCGGCATTGATTACGATATCCGCGGCATGGAAAAACCGTCTGACCACGCGCCGGTGTGGGCGAAATTCAAGCTGTAA
- a CDS encoding TVP38/TMEM64 family protein, which yields MNTQKLLFLCALLGAFALAFIFIPPGMLSLEAIKTHRQALLVFVEQNPLRSAVFYFAVYAAVSALSIPGAAILTLLGGAIFSLWQGVLLVSFASTLGATLAMLASRYVLRDGVQRRFARQMKIVNAGMAREGAQYLFALRLMPLFPFFVVNLLMGLTDISVRRYWWVSQLAMLPATVVFLNAGRELSKVATLHDILSLPLLFAFTLLGLLPLVTRWLFSRYTPSTKK from the coding sequence GTGAATACTCAAAAACTGCTTTTCCTGTGCGCCCTTCTGGGCGCATTTGCGCTGGCGTTTATTTTTATCCCGCCGGGCATGCTTTCTCTCGAAGCCATTAAAACCCACCGGCAGGCGCTGCTGGTTTTTGTTGAGCAAAATCCGCTGCGAAGCGCGGTTTTCTATTTTGCCGTCTATGCGGCGGTATCCGCCCTGTCGATCCCCGGCGCGGCGATCCTGACCCTGCTGGGTGGCGCCATCTTTAGCCTCTGGCAAGGGGTGCTGCTGGTATCGTTCGCCTCCACGCTCGGCGCTACGCTTGCCATGCTCGCCAGCCGGTATGTGCTTCGCGACGGTGTGCAGCGGCGCTTTGCCCGGCAGATGAAAATCGTGAACGCCGGCATGGCGCGCGAAGGCGCGCAGTATCTCTTTGCCCTGCGCCTGATGCCGCTGTTCCCGTTCTTCGTCGTCAATTTACTGATGGGGCTGACGGACATCAGCGTGCGCCGTTACTGGTGGGTGAGCCAGCTTGCCATGCTGCCTGCAACGGTCGTCTTCCTGAATGCCGGGCGCGAACTGTCTAAAGTGGCCACGCTGCACGATATTCTGTCGCTCCCGCTGCTGTTCGCCTTTACACTATTAGGGTTATTACCGCTGGTCACGCGCTGGCTATTTTCCCGTTACACCCCGTCGACTAAAAAGTGA